A stretch of DNA from Synergistaceae bacterium DZ-S4:
GTCTATACTGTTACTCCTAAGAAGCCTAACTCTGCTCTCCGTAAAGTCGCACGTGTGCGTCTTACCAACGGAATAGAAGTCACTGCTTATATACCGGGTGTAGGACATAATCTTCAGGAACACTCCGTAGTCCTCGTCCGCGGCGGACGTGTAAAGGACTTGCCTGGTGTCCGTTATCACATAATCAGGGGAACACTTGACTGCGGCGGCGTTGAAAACCGTCGTCAGAGCCGTTCGCTCTACGGCGCTCGCAGACCGAAGTAATTTGTATTATCAAAGGGAGGTTGGTCCTATATGCCACGCAAGGGACATGTAAAAAAACGTATAACGCCGCCCGATTCAGTTTATGCGAACCCGGCAATTACAAAATTCATCAACTGCCTTATGCTCGGCGGCAAAAAGAGCACGGCTGAGAGAATTTTTTATGGAGCACTGGATCTGGCTGGAAACAGGCTGAGTATTGAGCCTGGAGAAGTATTCGAAAAGGCGATGACTAACGTTCGTCCGCTGGTCGAAGTCCGTCCGAGGAGAGTCGGCGGAGCGACATATCAGGTTCCCGTTGAGGTCAAACCTGAGAGGGCGCAGGCTCTCGCGATCCGTTGGATCATTAATTTCTCCCGTTCGCGCAAAGGCATTCCGATGGTGGAACGCCTTGCCCGTGAACTTACCGACGCCTGCAAGGGCGAGGGCGGTTCCGTAAAGAAGAGGGAAGATACCCACCGCATGGCCGAAGCTAACCGTGCGTTTGCACACTACCGCTGGTAGTGTGAAGAACATTAATTTTAAAGTTTTAGTTTGGTGGTGTTGACGATGCAGGGCATCGACTTGAGTAAGGTGCGCAATATAGGAATAGCTGCGCATATAGATGCAGGTAAGACTACAACGACAGAGCGCATCCTGTTCTATACAGGCCGTAAGCACAAGCTGGGTGAAACTCACGAAGGCGCTGCTACGATGGACTGGATGGAGCAGGAACGTGAGCGTGGTATCACGATCACATCTGCCGCGACTACCTGTTTCTGGGGCGATTGCCTGATCAATATTATTGATACACCCGGGCACGTGGACTTTACTGTTGAGGTCGAGCGCTCTATGAGAGTGCTTGACGGGGCAGTATCCGTTTTTTGTGCAGTTGGCGGAGTCGAGCCTCAGTCAGAGACAGTTTGGCGTCAGGCAGACAAGTATCGCGTACCGAGGATCGCTTTCGTCAACAAAATGGACCGGGTCGGAGCTGACTTTTTCTCGGTAGTCGACCAGATGCGCAGGCGTCTCGGCGCCAGGGCTGTTCCGATACAGATACCTATCGGTGTGGAAGACGGATTTACGGGAATGGTGGATCTTGTCGCGAGAAAGGCGATAATCTATGATGATACGCTCGGAACAGAATTCCATATCGCGGATGTCCCGCCTCAGCTCGAAGAAGAGGTAGAGATCGCAAGGTCGGAAATGGTCGAGAATCTCTCCGACTACGATGACGAGATGATGAACCTCTTCCTTGAGGGAGAGGAAGTTCCCGAAGATCTGATCAGGAGGACCATCAGGAAGGCTGTCATAAGCCTGAATATCGTGCCGGTAATGTGCGGTTCGGCATTCAAGAACAAGGGCGTACAGCCGCTTCTTGATGCGGTCGTGGCATATCTTCCGAGCCCCGTTGACATGCCCCCGCTCAAGGCGCACGATCCTGACAACACGGAAAAAGAGATAGAAATAATCCCCTCTTCTGATCAGCCTTTTTCTGCTCTTGCGTTCAAGATCATGGTCGACCCGTTTGTCGGCAGGCTTGCTTTCTGCAGGATCTATTCAGGATCTATAGAGAACGGCATGTCGATCTACAACACGAACACAAGGCGCCGTGAAAGGATAGGAAGGATACTCAGGATGCACGCAAACAAGCGTGAGGAGCTCGAGAGCGCGCAGGCAGGCCTGATCGTAGCTATCCCCGGGCTCAAACAGGTCCGTACGGGAGATACGCTTTGCGATGAAAAGAAGCCTGTACTGCTGGAAAACCTGATCTTCCCGGAACCCGTTATATCGCTTTCCGTAGAACCCATGAGCAAGGCTGACCAGATAAAGCTTGCTAAGGGGCTTGACGCCCTTTCGGAAGAGGACCCGACTTTCCACGTTTCAGTCAACGAGGAGACAGGGCAGACCCTGATAAGCGGAATGGGAGAACTCCACCTTGAGATCATAGTTGACAGGCTCCGCAGGGAGTTCAACGTCGAGGTAAAGGTGGGACGTCCTCAGGTCGCTTACAGAGAGGCGATAAGGAGACCCGCGAGGGCACAGGGCAAATTTGTCCGTCAGTCCGGAGGCAAGGGACAGTACGGAGACGTTGTCCTTGAGGTCGAACCGCTTGCCGAAGGCAAGGGATTCGAGTGGGAAGACCGCATCGTTGGCGGAGTTGTTCCG
This window harbors:
- the rpsL gene encoding 30S ribosomal protein S12 → MPTISQLIRTGREDKRRRMSAPALQENPQRRGVCTRVYTVTPKKPNSALRKVARVRLTNGIEVTAYIPGVGHNLQEHSVVLVRGGRVKDLPGVRYHIIRGTLDCGGVENRRQSRSLYGARRPK
- the rpsG gene encoding 30S ribosomal protein S7, whose amino-acid sequence is MPRKGHVKKRITPPDSVYANPAITKFINCLMLGGKKSTAERIFYGALDLAGNRLSIEPGEVFEKAMTNVRPLVEVRPRRVGGATYQVPVEVKPERAQALAIRWIINFSRSRKGIPMVERLARELTDACKGEGGSVKKREDTHRMAEANRAFAHYRW
- the fusA gene encoding elongation factor G is translated as MQGIDLSKVRNIGIAAHIDAGKTTTTERILFYTGRKHKLGETHEGAATMDWMEQERERGITITSAATTCFWGDCLINIIDTPGHVDFTVEVERSMRVLDGAVSVFCAVGGVEPQSETVWRQADKYRVPRIAFVNKMDRVGADFFSVVDQMRRRLGARAVPIQIPIGVEDGFTGMVDLVARKAIIYDDTLGTEFHIADVPPQLEEEVEIARSEMVENLSDYDDEMMNLFLEGEEVPEDLIRRTIRKAVISLNIVPVMCGSAFKNKGVQPLLDAVVAYLPSPVDMPPLKAHDPDNTEKEIEIIPSSDQPFSALAFKIMVDPFVGRLAFCRIYSGSIENGMSIYNTNTRRRERIGRILRMHANKREELESAQAGLIVAIPGLKQVRTGDTLCDEKKPVLLENLIFPEPVISLSVEPMSKADQIKLAKGLDALSEEDPTFHVSVNEETGQTLISGMGELHLEIIVDRLRREFNVEVKVGRPQVAYREAIRRPARAQGKFVRQSGGKGQYGDVVLEVEPLAEGKGFEWEDRIVGGVVPKEYIPAAQKGVEEALNNGILGGYPVIGIKVAIVDGSYHEVDSSEMAFRIAGSMAIKEAMKKADPVLMEPVMDVEVVVPEEYMGDVMGNISSRRGKVSEMGSRANARIVKAFVPLAEMFGYATDLRSKTSGRASYTMTFHHYDEVPKSVAEELLKI